The genomic stretch ttttgttgtATATTTCTTTAGTATCGTATATTTTTTCCTTTTACACACTATTGTTCTTTTTAATAGAGTTTAATTGTGATATAttgatattataaaatattttatatttatttatttatcttatttttttataattatttaaattattaatataaaaaataattatttttattaatataataatatatgtgTGTAATTgttttatactaataatatatcaattttaattttttttaataatccgACTCAAAATTGTTGAACAACTTATTGAATTGTTGAAATAACATTAATTCCTTTATGAaatgagaataataaaaataaaaaacattataTGTACACTAaaaatttatcattaaattAGCCATtaagtatttatatataaatatatatatttatttaattaattttaaatatatattataaatatttttatattattagtatattaaaaattaaattttccaaagaaaaagaaataaaacaaaaaaaggtGTAATTATAAATGTTTTTAGAGcacatattaaatatattaaatgtGCTGTAAAAGTATACGAAAATGTCTCATATACATAAAGCTATGTGTTAGAATTTAATATATAAGATCAAAATGAGTTTAAATAGGGAAAGTATGAGCAACCAATggaatatttatacaatgtgtacaattgaggtttatggagtattagagatataatcattagtgttatCTTTTCTCATCAGCTaaagcttttgggatgagtggtatcatgacatggtattagagcgCTAGATCTGAAAGGTCAAGAGTTTGATCTTTGAACtctaaaattagtttaatttttcgggaagatgtttattatccctagtactcgaatggttattctagatagtatgagagatgttcattttgtaactcaatAGCCCATTGTACATATTGTACAAATAATCTATTGTCTCTCTAGCGGGATCtgtttaaataatatatttcaTTTATGATTATGGTATTGGTTATggttattgttattgaaaactGAAATGCCCTGCTGTTTTCTCTCCTTGTCTCTTTGTCCCTGTTTTCCCTTTATAATGCCAAAGAAGGCTCGTATATGCTCATCATCAAAAGAATCGAATTACTAAACTTTTGCCAACATTTCACTCAAAAAGGATTAACCATCCTCCAAAATAAACCCATAAGCACTTTGGACAGATAATATTAGTCCAAAGTCCAAAAttcaacaacttggcaacattCAAAGCTGCAATTTTTCCACAGCAAATAATGGCAAGAAGAACACACTCCTGAACTCTCAAACATTAATCACATGGTATGAGAAACGCAAACAATCACACACAAGAAAAAGACATAGACCAGTAACAAGTATCAAACAAAAAACATGATCCCTGCTTGTTTCAGCCAACCCAACACACCATCAAGCTCAGGTATTTCCCAACAGTTACAAAACGTTGTAACACGCATATACCAAACACAACTTTgcaataacaacaataacacAACGTGCCTCACTCTAAGCTGGTCAAGAACACTTTTTTCTCATTCTTTAACCATTTATGCACCACAGACATTCTCCATAACCATACCTCTAAGGCCACCAACTTTCCCATTCTTCAGAACAAGACCAGGATCGAAATCCATCTACCTCGCCGGGCGGAAACAGAAGCCATCACAGAAGATCAAGATTTACTGGGATTTCTCCAATGCAAGATTCTTCCAGAACCATGCTGAGCCAGAGTCATGCTTCTACCTAGCAATATGGTGCAATGGAAGGCTTGAATTATTTCTTGGTGATCTCATTCAGAATCAACAAGCACCCTGTGATCAGGTTCTGCTTTCCAGAAGAGAGCATGTGTTTGGAACAATGAGTTATGTGTCAAGGGGTGTGTTCTTGGGTTCTAAACATGAGATAGAGATTGAGTGCATCAATAATGGAGGGGTGTTAAGAGTGAAAGTGGACGGTGAAGTTTGCTTGGTTGTGAAGAGGCTTGCATGGAAGTTCAGAGGGAATGAGAAGATCTTCATTGATGGGGTAGAAGTTGAGTTCTATTGGGATGTGCTGCGTTGGGTGGTTAATAATAGCAATGGTGGAAATGGGAATAAACATGGCCATGGTGTGTTTGTGTTTCAAGTTGGTGATGGTGCTGTATGGCCTGAAATGGTGGGTCCAGAGAAAAGGTTGATGAGGAAGAGCTTGCCCGGAAGCACTACGGTGGGGGCACCGTCGGTGCTGCCATTGCTGTCGCCGGCGTTGAGTTCAGGAGTGTTGCAGTGGGCAGAGGAGAGTAGTGATGGAGGGCGGAGCTCATGTTCTTCATCAACAAGGTCTTGTGGTGGTAATGGTAATGGTGGTGGGTTCTCTTTGTTGCTCTATGCTTGGAGAATagaataaaatttgaaatttggaACTTTAGTTGAATGTGAACTGTGATTAGTGAGTTTGAACTTCTCATGTATTATTTCAATGAATGAAACAAGTTTccatgagattttgagctttAATGTATTCACATTAGAGTGCAATTCACTGTTGATATTGAATATGTACATTCAAATCTCTATATATTGCAGAttcatttttatcttcttaATCTGTTTCTGTTCCTTGTTATATATGTtgcttttgaaaatcttttgaCATCTTTTAAAGAAATATATTTGGATATGACAGACCAAAATTTCAAACCAACATATGAAAATATTCATTTCTTGAACCAAAACAGCATAGTAGAACTTCATGGCTCTGTGTTTTATGGGACAACTTCCAATTTGTATACTTTAGAATATAATGGAATGGAAAAACTCAACTATCTAACACCTGTAATTTTCTTCCCCTCAAAGTTAGATACAATAAAACAAGATAAGAATAAATAGCATCAAATCTTGATCATTCTACCTTTTCCAATGAAATTAAACATATATTCCATAATGATAATGAGTTTCATAATACCGTTCTAGCTATTGCATTCCAACGAGAATATTATACATGGTTGATGAATTTTGAGGGGGAGCTAAAATCACAATATTCTTGGGTTTAAGGATTGACTTTGACTCGTGAGAAATCCTAATTTCAAAAGTCACATTCACTAATCATGATTCACAAGGCTTTAAAGTCCAAACCAGAAGCCAGAAGACTGTTCACACTATGTAAAGTGAAAATATAAAACAAGCAGCACTACCATTCCCACCTTGGTTTCTCATATTCAATAATATAGCATAGCACTGTCATAGACTCATAGACCCCACTTCAGACTTTATCATCATAGAGGATGAAGGATACAGGTAGAAAAGGTACCCCTAACTTTCCTATAAAACATGCGAATGGTCGAGATTCTCAACAAATTAACTTTCCATTTTAACATTAAAGCAGCAGCAGGTCTTagaattttaagaataaataaataaaaacatataTGAAAGGTTTTGGGTGAACAaaattacataccaactattcGTATCTTTGGTGTGCATTTTTGTCCATCGAGAGGTATATTTGATATTTAcgaacaatatatatatattagatgTTTATTTTACTAGGTGTACGaatggttattttaatattaaaatttagatggTTAATTTAGTggtgtaatatatttttatttgattgatgGTTATTCATATTGTTCAAGATGATCATTTTTACCTAGCACTCCGTGGATGGATAGAAACTAGAGCAGCAATCATAGAGATTATAGTCTCAAACTATGTGTTTTCCGTACTATAACTGAATTCAAATGATCCAACTTTTCACACGACTTACGTCTTTCGCGGAATTCTTGTTGTTATCTGGATAATTTGGTAAAAAAGTAAACCAAAAAGACTTCATAATTCATAAGGACACATGGTGGTCTACCAATGCAGCTACCCTCGAGATGAGAAGGATGGCACCAAAATATGAGTAAGACCAACGAAAATTTACACAAAGCTTCAAGACGTATGCTACAGTTACACACGCTCTTTTAGGCTTAATTCTCCCAAACTAGGGTTAATGGCAAATTCTTTATAGGACGCAATTTGAGTGGACAGTTAAGTAGTACTTATACCAGTGATAGTTTATAAAATGGCATCTCTATACTTTTTTCCATATAAGAAGTATATATAAGGAGATGAatcaaaattattatattatgggtaaaatatattttttgtcgttgaagtttgtcaaaaattttaaaaatatttttaagttttattttattttaaaagttttttatttgcatcaaatatacttTTGAtagctaaattttcaaaaaatttaggaCTAATCCAATAATAATACATGACAACTATCTCTAGTTTGCTTATGTTGATTATTGTTTTTGTAAAATTATCGCTGAATTGGTTCTAAGtcttttgaaaaattagtcatcaatgatatatttgatgcaaatcgaaaattcttatgacaaaattgaaataaaataaaatttagaagtattttaaaatatttaacaaattttaaggacaaaaaaaataaactttactcttttattatttatagaCATTTAATCCTAAATCAATAGATGCAGTTTCACAAAGAGGTGTGCCTTCTAATTATGAAACTCTTTTCAAACATGTCTTCCATTGACTTTTTAAAATCTATTCCACATCCTTAGGTTTGGCCTACCATGCTTAAGGGGTCTACTGCTTCTAAAAACATTGTTCACTTAATCTTTAACACAGATTAAGGCAATCTTAAAATGAAAGCAGAAGCAAAATAATAATGACAGATTACCAAAAAGAGAAAAGTTTGTTGTGTGAAGAAAAAAGTTTTAGTAGATATAAATAACTAAAGTTAAtcttaaaattaattcattGGATTATTTGATACCTGTTACGGTAGGTAATCGGAGATTAATGGGCTAGACTTGTTAGGATGACCCAAATGTCTGAAGGAGATAGTCTCTGACTTTGTATGTGTAACAACCCCggttttcgagtacgcgagatcttttctgaaagtacggagaactccggaggatcagtaaggggagaagctctgatatattatcaagtatctcaatcctaattgtcattatgtcatctttaagtTAGAACCTTTTATGgggcaagctcgataatgcagttacgaagaacatagtttttgaaccgtatcggttaggagttttgatccggtttttcgtagatagtctcagtttgacgaaccggactcgattcatgagagaagagagataatagggtaatattatcattatattagtaataaaagtttcttgaatgatattataaggttatctggtcagttttagttaaaaacagaaaatcggtttaaccgggttcacagtttactggtgcagcttagcaccagcactctctgatgactttagcaatgctaaggcctcattattcatgttttattctcataataaatatgttactagtgtcatttatgctagttgctcagaaaataatttttagagatgtttttgcaagtgtcccgatacacctagttttagtagttatacacctgagatattttaatattattttaatccacctccaagccaaccaatcacaactcaccctacacccccaaaacccccaaggctggctcattttcactttgtggccgaaaataggtagagagaaaaagagagaaaagttcttagttccaaatcttcaaagcttgatttctgctgaactaaaactcaaatcaaaattccaatccgaccaaaatgatcctctcttctttctctacatgatcatatgacttatcaaggctgggatcaaggtgagttggctgcaccatctctcttttgattcggtttcaaggaaacatggttaaatatgtgttttcttggtgtgatttaggaggaaaaagtgcttaaggaccacctgaaagtttgattgaattaggagcagcaaaaccaggtagggtgtcacgaaattaatcttgattatttgtgtttgagatgtgtgaatgttgtattatttggctgtgctaaaaattggttgcatatatgattgattcttggtgaaaatttggtgaaatttagatgaaatttgatgaaattcaagctttatgttcatgttcttggagcagctggaaaaacgaaaccctaggcttaaattgaagttcaatttatgttgaaatcatgtagaaaagatggggttttagtggctgcaattttattttgaattatggtaaaaatcggttgctgaaaagactgaaaaacgggtaaaaacagagaaagaatctgaagaatttatgaagaacatgaagaacactttgagtgtgatgaagaacaatgaagaacaggccttagatcttaaaaagggcaaggaagtaaaatttttggtgtttaaggggttgtttagtaatttctgaaagttagagtggtaaaagtagaaatattaaaagttacgggtggtaaaaagtgaattttaaaggttaaaagtaaaaagtaagttaattttcgaaaattaataataaaatagtaaataataataaaatattaaataataatatttaaataaaaataatattttaataaaaataataaaataatgcgaaaaaggcagttttccgtaaaagctttagaaagacaactttaagtgcagaattctcctaattaccttcataaaacacttagggagtggtaagaacatattagtgaggtaaagataaaagaaagtTAAAAGtcaaaggaaagataaaaacccaagaaaaaagtctgtaatgttttaacgacagaaaaacagacagagactagtgaacgaactagggcaacttagtacttgagttgcgactagggttaggtataatatgaaaagttaaactgtttcagtatagacttaatgaacctatattTGGGACAGgttaactattcataccgaaatttacataagctttaaatacatacgttaagcagagaaatcaAAGTAGAGTAGAGAAACACAGAAAATAGAGTAACcagaataaaataaagatataaagagaaaaagagtgaTATAGATACAGATgaaaagagtaatcagagaagagaaaagagatacagagaacagagtacttaaaacagagtaaagagatacagagaaaagggcaaccagaacagagtaaagagatatgtatatatattagttgcttgatgcaacccagagctatatttaatatatattagttgcttgatgcaacccagagctatatttaatatatattagttgcttaatgcaacccagagcttctgtagggaaactaagtTACATACAGCTATTTTCCGCTTCCCCAGAGCAGagcagagtatatatatattttcctgcagtaagcagaggctgtctcaaaTGAGCGTCTATTattatatgcgcatttatttaggaacggaaaatcgtatccgggaaatcgggattactcgtgaccggataaatgtcgggattGCGGGCAGCCAACCGACatatgagctcatggcctgtactagggctagacatgcatcattcttgtctgcaCATCACTCTCTGTTGCTTTTCTTCTTGTGTGTGATTATTTCTTTATGTTTGTCTGCTTGAGTGCTAGGTGTGTGCTTTATTTCCTGGTGTCCTTCTGTTTGTGTTCTGTTGTCTCTACtttttatttctatctttatcttctgtTTACTGTTTCGCTATATTATGTTATTCGTCTGCCaatcgaccccaaataaatgaatgtaactaataaccccgaccctactaaggactccccagttcttaccccttctctcccTTCCTCCCCCTCAGATGGAGACGGGCGTGATCTTCTATGAGTTCGAGGACCCTTACGTCTACGAGGATCCGGTACACCACAGTTACTTCATCATGGGATTGGAGCCTCGTATTAGACGATATGCGTTACCTAATCGAGCCTTTCAACATCCTCTGTCTAGCCCACATTTTGACCCTGATGCTACTTACGACTTTCCCTTATCCTGGCTACATCCTGACGCACCGGTACATCCTTTTCCTAATGACCCCGAGCACCCTATACCAGCTCAACCTTTGAATGAGGTGGAACCCGAGCCTATCATTCCTGATGAGCCCGAGTTAGCTGGTGACTACGTACCTGTGATACCACCAGAATGGGACTTTCCCCTGAGCCGATCCCTGACTTTCCACAGCCTGATGAGCCGGCACTACCGGACGATGGGGTAGCTCCTATATACGCGAACGGACCTGTGCTCGCGAATGGTTTTGTACATAGTGACAGCAGTATTTCTGGTGGATCTGAGGGTATAGTTATAGCTgcggatgatgaggaggaggatcCTGAGATAGAGATAGAGCAGGATGAGGAGATGGACGAGCCTTACGGCGATTCTCCGAACGGCCACGAGTAGATATAGTTTGGCTGCGGAAAGGGCATTCTTTTGATGACACTCTAGTCTAACATTATCTGATAGTCAGTCTCTCACTTGTGTTAGTACACCCGAGAGCCAGGAGCTATATAGTggttaggctagcctgggtgccagttTAGCGGCTTTTTGTATGGGCCAGGCCCTGGGAGTGTCGTGTAAATATTAGCTACGTAGGATGACAAGGATGTAAACTGACTTGATCTTGTGTAAACACTACATGTTTTGTTATAGTGTACATGATGTATATTATCTGCTATATTTCTATATTTCTCTATGCTTGCTTTAATGGCTCTCAATGTATGCTTGCTTATTTTACTTGAACATctgcaacaaaaaaaaagttactcgTAAAATTGGAAACGTTCTAACAAGGAACAGGCTCATATATTAAGTAATGGTAAATAATTAGGAAGAACAAGTTGGTAACACTTAGCTTCTTGTATGACCATGGCATACTGGGAGTTGGGTCATTACAGTATGCGTCCGAGAGCCGCCGTCCGACTTATGTGTATGAAGGAATGGGAGGTgatacctgcaaagacactccgatgcctaagtcagcaagggaTTTTAGCAggtttagagagtattggaacttagagatacctaAGGGGtatcagtgtatttatagtggtgaaccaatgactaccgttggagtagttccaccttttaaggaggataaccgtccctttatcttagggaagTTGAGATATGGCTTCTGGAAGTGgtttgagagattttaggggcagttatttatttgaataagtgttattTGCCAGTTATCTTTCAAGCCCAACTTTTTGGAAGCAAAGTATGCGTAGAGTTCGACCTCTTTGAAGGAGGTCGGTTGTTAGCAAAGGCCAATCTTTGGATTAGGCCTTCTTAGATTATTTGGACTTGGGCCTTAAAgtttgggccagggtatgaatagTACCCCTACTCGAGTCCGATCTCTTTTACTTACGAGTTGGGCTTGAGTATTTGAACTCGGACTCATAGCTGACATGATGtagaaaccgacgtgattttggAAACCGACGTGATTCGAATTTTCAACAGCCGCGTCTAATCAAACGTCGCATCTGTTATGTGTTTTGTATTTGCACGTGGGGGCAGTTACATTGGTAACGGCGCATTTCTTTAATGATTGCGTCGATTTACCCCTATGCGCCTGGcgtatttataaatactttttcCTCTcgtttcttcatcttctttcgTTTTCTGACAACTCTTTACTcagaatccttattttctcaAAGACAAAAGCTTTTTTGCCTTCCTTCTGTGACAGCTGCTGCCTCTGCTCCTCTTCGCGCTTATTAACAAAGGTTAGTCTCTATCCTTCTCCTTTTATCATTTAGGTTTGATATCTTTTGCGTGTTTGGGGGAGTTTTGCATGCTATTGGTGAGTCCGTTGGTCTGGCTATTTGAGAGAGGCTATTTTGTCTTTTAGAGGTTCTGTGTGTGatctttttccatttttcatTGTAGGTTTTTGTCGCTTTTTCTCCTATTTCTTTTTACTGAGAAAGATGACTTATCACGTTTCCGAGTGGGTAGATGTTACTGTTCTTGGGGAGGAACCCCTAGTAGACACAGACTATATCACCGACCTCTGCACCCACCATAGAATCTGTGGCTCTGATGATGATGAGCCTAAGTATGAGTTGATTTCCCCAGGTCTTAAGGATcgggtttgttttgggagggCTGCCGATGCTGATCCTCATTTCTTTTTTATGTACGAGAGTCTCTTCACCCGTCTGGGGGTTTTTCTGTCTTTTTCTGATTTTGAGATAGAGGTTTTGAACCATTGCCGAGTTGCTCCCACCCAGCtccaccccaattcttgggattttatgaaaatttaccAGCTTGTTAGTCGAGAGCTGGATTTTCCGACCTCTTCGAAGATCTTCTCCTATCTCTTTCATATGATCAAGCCCTTCAGTGGGCAAAATAATAAGCAACAGTGGATCTCTTTCTGGGCTATTCAAGGTCGGAAAGTTTTTCTAtctttgatgagtcttttcatgattttagaaactttttcttcaaaattCAAGCCATAGAGAGTCACCATCCCTTTTTTTTGGACGAAAATTCTTCTCTCCGCTTTTCTCTTTACTGGTTGGAGGCCTCTCTTGTGGAGAAATATGGCCTGGATGACTTGGACGAGGTTGAGGAGGCTGTTGTGGAGTTCTTCCGAGAAGTTTGGGGAATGGCCTCTAATCTGGATACGAGAAAGTTTCTTCAGGGGTCTCTGAGCTTTGTGCGGACACAATTAGGTAACTTTGTTGTTTGATTTTGATGACTtctgatgcatgaaaacttgtctctcaacaaatttcccttcggcaagtataccgaattatcgtcaagtaaaactcataatagagtgaggtcgaatcctacaaggattgattggtcaagcaactttagttagaagaatatgctagttgagctaaacagaattgagattgagatgcagaaatttaaatgactagaaTGTACAAGGAAAATCCATTCTGGCTTCAAAGAGTGCGCTttttttgatgaataaatgAAGATACTATCTCATTTATTTCTGGCAATGTTATTTTGATATTTGGTCTCAACCCCGAATGATCCATATAAAGGAATTATTTGAGaattcatttcatttttttttgggggggctATCTTTCAAATGTACGGCTAAACTTTTCAGTGGTACGGAGTCAAATGCTAGAAAATTCATTTCTAATAGAAATtgttaacagaaattaaagtgcagaatcttaaatggggagttggggtaatgagcaggaaattaaatggcagaaagtaaatagaatgggtaagatcagaaatggggagatcattgggtttaggagatgttgcattctccggatcaagttcattctcatctcttcctcaatcaatgcattcattaatctccttagcaatcttaagtgattggatcccaattccttggcaatccaatctctctaagcttgaacaattgcccaattccttgatttaattgctcatagaaagagatgaaagtgtggtcactgattataccacatgtatttccaaatcaaagtgttgggaagattaaatgtcacaatatccatccaaaccccaatttggtccaacatgagaaagcatttctagcatgatttcctcatcccttttccaaggttcaaaggagatccaattatggagagtttcttttccaagataactaaccaattgaattaagatcgaaagctttctagtaagatcaagagaaaagaaagaagaagaagaatgagaactataattgatccatcaaattacaacagagctccctaacccaatgaaaggggtttagttgttcatagctctaggaagaaaaatggcagaaaataagaatccatgctagaagtagagaaaagtaaatatgcagagagtagttcccaaaagtgctAAGCTTctctctagttcaaaactactcctatatatactactcttcatgatcttctagtgagttcttcaagttttggatgtgggctctggaccttgagttgaagcaattctcatctttagtgggcccagcttgcagagaaatatgaattaggcttgggcatttagtgagattaacgttgAATACATTTTGGgtgcgagaacgttagtggcattcactttttccactaacgttccacccttatgTATCCACGTTAATTCCAACGTTAGAAATCTTAACTTGACTACTAATGTTTCTTACTCAATCcttggccaacgttaatgggactcacttttcccattaacgttggcttgtgccccttttcgcaaacgttaatgggaatcacttttcccattaacgttgcttgcctCTTGCCCCTACGTTAGATCTCACGTTAGCTTGGCTAACGTTGCTTTTAACGTGGGTATctatcaccttcgagagcgttagtgacactcacctttgtcactaacgctccaattGCCTTAAGTCCCTACGTTAGaacccacgttaactaagttaacgtggctcttaatgtagtaatgaagccatctcccaacgttagtgacaaaagtgagtgtcactaacgttggttctttgaacctaactccacgttaactttcacgttaacaatCTTAACGTGAGAGTTAACACAGGCAATGCTAATGTtctaacgttagtgacaaaagtgagtgtcactaacgttggcgttgttgatcctcttccacgttaaagttcacgttaactaagttaacgtgacgcttaacgtggggcattgcctagtttcccaacgttagtggtgttcacttttaccactaacgttgaggaGAAACGTTATTGGAGTTCATGTTTCTCGTTAACGTGGagtcctctttttcttctacgttaagtACCATGTTAACTTGGTTAATGTGGCTCTTAACGTAAGCTATGAATAGCTTcacaggcgttattggtgatcacttttctcattaacattACAAGCTCTTTACCATCCCACGTTAGTAGTCACCTTAACTAAATTAACGTGAatgctaacgtggttcttccatgcttcatttgtcctgaaatcaagcaattaaagtgcatcaaagctctagccaaagtcatgagattctGCATCATCAAGttatcatgcaattctggcaAAAATCTAATGAAATCttgtaaaattcacaatagttgcttaaatgaaggtgtaagtgtattttcacccaaaacttgccttattcactaggaaaatgcatgaaactaccctaaaacagtaaagaaaaggccagtgaaactggcctagatgccctggcatcacaacaccaaacttaaagcttgcttgtacctaagcaagtactgaagcataagaaaaatgaaatgaaagaacaagaagataaaatGGAAGTAGCATTCCTGGTTCATggagtttcatgcatagcaacttaggttccttccttttaggtttcaagcctttatcaaatccctagtcactctcttgattgcatcccttgaggcttctttcttattgatccttctctttctttttcaaagtttatttttctttttgctaggtgctttgtaagagggcgactcttcatgataagctttcagccaacactcccaaactagttggttttaaggtgctaggtgttaagacacccctaaggacttactccctcaagtctctttccctcatacatacacaccacaggcacatggtttgttattcttctttcttgagatcttggtgtccagcacctctttgggttactaagtgctctgtaacaagggttactcttgatattggactttcagctgataatcccggattagttaatccaagttaccaagtgataaggcacccctaagagcttattcatccaagtatatcccttgtacataaacaccacagacacatgcctcaatttcgaaacccttggtgcctagcattgtttcttattgtgttccCTTTCTTATTTTCacttgtattgctctttttcttttct from Arachis stenosperma cultivar V10309 chromosome 9, arast.V10309.gnm1.PFL2, whole genome shotgun sequence encodes the following:
- the LOC130947945 gene encoding uncharacterized protein LOC130947945 translates to MIPACFSQPNTPSSSGISQQLQNVVTRIYQTQLCNNNNNTTCLTLSWSRTLFSHSLTIYAPQTFSITIPLRPPTFPFFRTRPGSKSIYLAGRKQKPSQKIKIYWDFSNARFFQNHAEPESCFYLAIWCNGRLELFLGDLIQNQQAPCDQVLLSRREHVFGTMSYVSRGVFLGSKHEIEIECINNGGVLRVKVDGEVCLVVKRLAWKFRGNEKIFIDGVEVEFYWDVLRWVVNNSNGGNGNKHGHGVFVFQVGDGAVWPEMVGPEKRLMRKSLPGSTTVGAPSVLPLLSPALSSGVLQWAEESSDGGRSSCSSSTRSCGGNGNGGGFSLLLYAWRIE